A single region of the Nocardioides aurantiacus genome encodes:
- a CDS encoding ABC transporter substrate-binding protein encodes MLTRSSTRSLAVAATAALSLVLAGCGAGAGGGSSSGDAKSINVLMVGNPQMVDIEKLTKDNFTKDTGIEVNYTILPENELRDKVTQDIATKSGQYDVATIGAYEVPIWSENGWLKPLDEYADAGDYDKDDLIDPIVESLSGTDDKLYAMPFYGESSFLMYRKDILEREGIDMPAKPTWDQVAKAAAQVDGAEPGMKGICLRGLPGWGEMFAPLTTVVNTFGGTWFTEDWQPEVDSPEFTDAVNFYVDLVKAHGEPGAAQAGFTECLNAMSQGKVAMWYDATSAAGSLEDPAVSKVAGKVGYAAAPVKETESAGWLWAWAWAMPETTKKADAAAQFMTWASSKDYEQLVGKELGWARVPAGKRESTYEIPEYEKAAAAFGPQTLESIENANPTDPGVQARPTVGVQFVAIPEFQDLGTKVSQDIAAAIAGRGTVEEALANGQELAEDVAKDYQ; translated from the coding sequence GTGCTCACACGGTCCAGCACCCGCAGCCTCGCCGTCGCCGCCACGGCCGCGCTGAGCCTCGTCCTCGCCGGCTGCGGTGCCGGCGCAGGCGGTGGCAGCAGCAGCGGCGACGCGAAGTCCATCAACGTCCTGATGGTCGGCAACCCGCAGATGGTCGACATCGAGAAGCTGACCAAGGACAACTTCACCAAGGACACCGGCATCGAGGTCAACTACACGATCCTTCCCGAGAACGAGCTGCGCGACAAGGTGACCCAGGACATCGCCACCAAGTCCGGGCAGTACGACGTGGCCACCATCGGCGCCTACGAGGTGCCGATCTGGAGCGAGAACGGCTGGCTCAAGCCCCTCGACGAGTACGCCGACGCCGGCGACTACGACAAGGACGACCTGATCGACCCCATCGTGGAGTCGCTCAGCGGCACCGACGACAAGCTCTACGCGATGCCGTTCTACGGCGAGTCGTCGTTCCTGATGTACCGCAAGGACATCCTCGAGCGCGAGGGCATCGACATGCCCGCCAAGCCCACCTGGGACCAGGTCGCCAAGGCCGCGGCCCAGGTCGACGGCGCCGAGCCCGGCATGAAGGGCATCTGCCTGCGCGGCCTCCCCGGCTGGGGCGAGATGTTCGCGCCGCTCACCACCGTGGTCAACACCTTCGGCGGCACCTGGTTCACCGAGGACTGGCAGCCCGAGGTCGACAGCCCCGAGTTCACCGACGCGGTCAACTTCTACGTCGACCTCGTCAAGGCCCACGGCGAGCCCGGAGCGGCGCAGGCCGGCTTCACCGAGTGCCTCAACGCGATGAGCCAGGGCAAGGTCGCCATGTGGTACGACGCCACGTCGGCCGCCGGCTCGCTCGAGGACCCCGCCGTCAGCAAGGTCGCCGGCAAGGTCGGCTACGCCGCGGCGCCGGTCAAGGAGACCGAGTCCGCCGGCTGGCTCTGGGCGTGGGCCTGGGCGATGCCCGAGACCACCAAGAAGGCCGACGCGGCCGCGCAGTTCATGACCTGGGCGTCCTCGAAGGACTACGAGCAGCTGGTCGGCAAGGAGCTGGGCTGGGCCCGGGTCCCGGCGGGCAAGCGTGAGTCGACCTACGAGATCCCGGAGTACGAGAAGGCCGCCGCCGCGTTCGGTCCCCAGACCCTGGAGTCGATCGAGAACGCCAACCCGACCGACCCCGGCGTGCAGGCCCGACCCACCGTCGGCGTCCAGTTCGTCGCCATCCCGGAGTTCCAGGACCTCGGCACCAAGGTCTCCCAGGACATCGCCGCCGCCATCGCCGGTCGCGGCACCGTCGAGGAAGCCCTCGCCAACGGCCAGGAGCTGGCCGAGGACGTGGCCAAGGACTACCAGTGA
- a CDS encoding carbohydrate ABC transporter permease: MSTTTTDRPAAASDAAAGGPPPSRRSSKERWSRRGPLLPALVFTIIVTQIPFLITIAVSFLNWNIQRPGTKSFLGLGVYESFAGLSNFATVFTDSRLRNAVLNTVVLTASVVVISLLVGLGIAVLLDKKFPGRGVCRTLLIAPFLVMPVASALLWKHALYNPDYGLFNGTLNAIWQLFGAEEGPIVDYISTTPMPAVVAALVWQWTPFMMLILLAGLQSQPGDVLEAARIDRASSWQIFRHITLPHLRRYIELSVLLGSVYVVQTFDAIYTITQGGPGSATTNLPYEIYLTMFRKFEYGEAAAAGVVVVVGTIVVATFALRTISSLFSEEEMSR; encoded by the coding sequence GTGAGCACGACCACCACCGACCGCCCCGCCGCGGCGTCCGACGCCGCGGCGGGGGGGCCGCCCCCCTCCAGGCGCTCCTCCAAGGAGCGGTGGTCGCGGCGCGGACCGCTGCTGCCGGCGCTGGTCTTCACGATCATCGTCACGCAGATCCCGTTCCTGATCACGATCGCGGTCTCGTTCCTGAACTGGAACATCCAGCGACCGGGCACCAAGAGCTTCCTGGGCCTCGGGGTCTACGAGTCCTTCGCCGGGCTCTCCAACTTCGCCACCGTCTTCACCGACTCGCGGCTGCGCAACGCGGTGCTCAACACCGTCGTGCTCACCGCCTCGGTGGTCGTCATCAGCCTGCTGGTCGGGCTGGGCATCGCGGTGCTGCTCGACAAGAAGTTCCCCGGCCGGGGCGTGTGCCGCACCCTGCTGATCGCGCCCTTCCTGGTGATGCCGGTGGCCTCGGCGCTGCTGTGGAAGCACGCGCTCTACAACCCCGACTACGGCCTGTTCAACGGCACCCTCAACGCGATCTGGCAGCTGTTCGGCGCCGAGGAGGGGCCGATCGTCGACTACATCTCCACCACGCCGATGCCGGCGGTGGTCGCGGCCCTGGTGTGGCAGTGGACCCCGTTCATGATGCTGATCCTGCTCGCGGGGCTGCAGTCGCAGCCCGGTGACGTCCTGGAGGCGGCCCGCATCGACCGCGCCAGCAGCTGGCAGATCTTCCGCCACATCACCCTGCCGCACCTGCGTCGCTACATCGAGCTGTCGGTGCTGCTCGGCTCGGTCTACGTCGTGCAGACCTTCGACGCGATCTACACCATCACCCAGGGCGGGCCCGGGTCGGCGACGACCAACCTGCCCTACGAGATCTACCTGACGATGTTCCGCAAGTTCGAGTACGGCGAGGCCGCCGCGGCCGGCGTCGTGGTGGTGGTCGGCACGATCGTCGTCGCCACCTTCGCGCTGCGGACCATCTCGTCGCTGTTCAGCGAGGAGGAGATGTCCCGATGA
- a CDS encoding carbohydrate ABC transporter permease, protein MSQTLENPQDADEASGEDARALPAAQRRRRRKAKEDTSAPAGIGWTISAWVVTLLFFAPVAWMVLTSLHIEADAATNPPSILAPLTLENYTALFDRNVTPYLINSATASILSTLLVLLLAVPAAYALSIRPVEKWTDVMFFFLSTKFLPPIAALLPIYLIVQNTGMLDNVITLVVLYTSMNLPIAVWMMRSFLAEVPVEILEAARMDGAGFLRTMVSVVAPIAAPGLAATSLICFIFSWNEFMFAVNLTSTTAATAPIFLVGFISSQGLFLAKLCAAATLVSLPVLIAGFAAQDKLVRGLSLGAVK, encoded by the coding sequence ATGAGCCAGACCCTGGAGAACCCGCAGGACGCCGACGAGGCCTCGGGCGAGGACGCCCGGGCGCTGCCGGCGGCGCAGCGTCGCCGGCGCCGCAAGGCCAAGGAGGACACCTCCGCCCCCGCCGGCATCGGCTGGACGATCAGCGCCTGGGTGGTGACGCTGCTGTTCTTCGCGCCCGTGGCGTGGATGGTGCTGACCTCGCTGCACATCGAGGCGGACGCGGCGACCAACCCGCCGTCGATCCTCGCGCCGCTCACGCTGGAGAACTACACCGCGCTGTTCGACCGCAACGTCACGCCGTACCTCATCAACTCGGCCACGGCGAGCATCCTCTCGACGCTGCTGGTGCTGCTGCTGGCCGTGCCCGCGGCGTACGCCCTGAGCATCCGGCCCGTGGAGAAGTGGACGGACGTCATGTTCTTCTTCCTCTCCACCAAGTTCCTGCCGCCGATCGCCGCGCTGCTGCCGATCTACCTGATCGTGCAGAACACCGGGATGCTCGACAACGTCATCACCCTGGTCGTGCTCTACACCTCGATGAACCTGCCGATCGCGGTGTGGATGATGCGCTCGTTCCTGGCCGAGGTGCCGGTCGAGATCCTCGAGGCGGCACGGATGGACGGCGCGGGGTTCCTGCGCACGATGGTCTCGGTGGTGGCGCCCATCGCCGCCCCCGGCCTGGCCGCCACCAGCCTGATCTGCTTCATCTTCAGCTGGAACGAGTTCATGTTCGCGGTCAACCTGACCTCCACCACCGCGGCGACGGCGCCGATCTTCCTGGTCGGCTTCATCTCCAGCCAGGGCCTGTTCCTGGCCAAGCTGTGCGCCGCCGCCACCCTGGTCTCGCTGCCGGTGCTCATCGCCGGCTTCGCGGCCCAGGACAAGCTCGTGCGCGGCCTGTCGCTGGGGGCGGTCAAGTGA
- a CDS encoding mannitol dehydrogenase family protein, whose protein sequence is MSTTHHTTHDSGHDTGTRLHPDTLGGLDPSISVPGYDRSRVRTGIVHLGVGGFHRAHQAMYVDRLLEQGVPGSEEWGITGVGVLPQDARMAEVLTEQQGLYTLVVKHADGSRDRRVVGSMVDYLHAPADPEAVLERMTDPATRIVSLTVTEGGYHVNPVTGDFDDRDEGIQADLRGDAPPVTTFGFLTEALARRRTAGTAPFTVMSCDNIQGNGHVAQRMVTAFATRRDAELGAWIGEHVDFPSCMVDRITPVTTDDDREELRRDTGLVDGWPVVCEDFTQWALEDRFAQGRPAWEEAGVQVVEDVQPYELMKLRLLNASHQALCYLGYLAGHRYAHEVCQDELFAGFLLDYMEREGSPTLEPVPGVDLDAYRHQLVERFANPEIRDTLARLAAESSDRIPTWLVPVIAHNLAHDGEVRRSALVVAAWARYAEGVDEQGEAIEVVDRRKDAVMERASRQGEEPLAFLEDRDLFDDLADQPRFTEPYLEALASLHEHGARATLERWQADRA, encoded by the coding sequence GTGAGCACCACCCACCACACCACCCACGACAGCGGGCACGACACCGGCACCCGGCTGCACCCCGACACCCTGGGCGGGCTCGACCCGTCGATCTCGGTGCCCGGCTACGACCGGTCGCGGGTGCGGACCGGCATCGTCCACCTCGGGGTGGGCGGCTTCCACCGCGCCCACCAGGCGATGTACGTCGACCGGCTGCTCGAGCAGGGCGTCCCCGGCTCCGAGGAGTGGGGCATCACCGGGGTCGGGGTGCTCCCCCAGGACGCCCGGATGGCCGAGGTGCTCACCGAGCAGCAGGGCCTCTACACGCTCGTGGTCAAGCACGCCGACGGCAGCCGCGACCGGCGCGTGGTCGGCTCGATGGTCGACTACCTGCACGCCCCCGCCGACCCCGAGGCGGTGCTGGAGCGGATGACCGACCCGGCGACCCGCATCGTGTCGCTGACCGTCACCGAGGGCGGCTACCACGTCAACCCGGTCACCGGGGACTTCGACGACCGCGACGAGGGCATCCAGGCCGACCTGCGCGGCGACGCGCCACCGGTCACCACCTTCGGGTTCCTGACCGAGGCGCTCGCGCGGCGGCGTACGGCCGGGACGGCGCCGTTCACGGTGATGTCCTGCGACAACATCCAGGGCAACGGCCACGTCGCCCAGCGGATGGTCACCGCCTTCGCCACCCGTCGCGACGCCGAGCTCGGCGCGTGGATCGGGGAGCACGTCGACTTCCCCAGCTGCATGGTCGACCGGATCACCCCGGTCACCACCGACGACGACCGCGAGGAGCTGCGGCGCGACACCGGGCTGGTCGACGGCTGGCCCGTGGTCTGCGAGGACTTCACCCAGTGGGCGCTGGAGGACCGGTTCGCCCAGGGCCGACCGGCGTGGGAGGAGGCGGGCGTCCAGGTCGTCGAGGACGTGCAGCCCTACGAGCTGATGAAGCTGCGGCTGCTCAACGCCAGCCACCAGGCGCTGTGCTACCTCGGCTACCTCGCCGGACACCGCTACGCCCACGAGGTCTGCCAGGACGAGCTCTTCGCCGGCTTCCTGCTCGACTACATGGAGCGCGAGGGCTCCCCCACGCTCGAGCCGGTGCCGGGTGTCGACCTCGACGCCTACCGCCACCAGCTCGTGGAGCGGTTCGCCAACCCCGAGATCCGCGACACCCTCGCCCGGCTCGCCGCCGAGAGCTCCGACCGGATCCCGACCTGGCTGGTGCCGGTCATCGCCCACAACCTCGCCCACGACGGGGAGGTCCGTCGCTCCGCCCTCGTCGTCGCCGCCTGGGCCCGCTACGCCGAGGGCGTCGACGAGCAGGGCGAGGCGATCGAGGTCGTCGACCGGCGCAAGGACGCCGTCATGGAGCGGGCCTCGCGGCAGGGCGAGGAGCCGCTGGCCTTCCTGGAGGACCGTGACCTGTTCGACGACCTGGCAGACCAGCCGCGCTTCACCGAGCCCTACCTCGAGGCCCTGGCCTCGCTGCACGAGCACGGGGCCCGGGCGACCCTCGAGCGCTGGCAGGCGGACCGGGCGTAG
- a CDS encoding sulfatase family protein, protein MVALALVGGACTAPAYVGARDAGRDVAGVVAPSAPPASPSASTPARAASAPARRPNVMVIETDDMRVDDLRFMPRTRRLVGDRGLSFENSFAPNPLCCPSRASFLTGRYSHHHRVLTHEQPFGFAAFDDRRTLATALQGAGYRTALLGKYLNGYGQQRLRRPAAKAGQSSLRYVPPGWSHWAAGSDHLWAAGEQLRGGTYDYFSLVQNIDGRIVGSPGRYSTDVLGAQTRALTDRWRTGKPWFVWWNPVAPHHGTPREPDDPAPSLRDDDTLVNWLTPARPEWVKGRFDRRITHGSGVPRAGSPEAVVGDKPRYLRRLPELNRVEQRALTRLTRQRAESLYALDVQVGRTLQRLRRTGQLARTVVVFTSDNGFYLGEHRKRQGKVNAHEPSLRVPLLVAGPGVPRGKRFDPATTVDLGPTIASWAGTRLPGADGTDLRPTITGGDRGWTRPVVTEGVMPETAYTDVRRRWRGESAAVRASALNTRGLRLGRWKLTRYATGEAELYDLATDPLELTNLARDPAHAAVLRDLVALHRQYLDCAGAACRAPVPAPYAVGARRNRLVTQLQASAVRDYHR, encoded by the coding sequence GTGGTGGCACTCGCCCTGGTGGGCGGGGCGTGCACCGCCCCGGCGTACGTCGGCGCGCGGGACGCGGGCAGGGACGTCGCCGGGGTCGTCGCCCCGTCGGCCCCGCCCGCCTCGCCCTCGGCCTCGACGCCCGCGCGGGCCGCCTCGGCGCCGGCCCGGCGCCCCAACGTGATGGTCATCGAGACCGACGACATGCGGGTGGACGACCTGCGCTTCATGCCCCGCACGCGGCGGCTGGTCGGCGACCGCGGGCTGAGCTTCGAGAACTCCTTCGCACCCAACCCGCTGTGCTGCCCCTCGCGGGCGAGCTTCCTCACCGGTCGCTACAGCCACCACCACCGCGTGCTCACGCACGAGCAGCCGTTCGGCTTCGCGGCCTTCGACGACCGCCGGACGCTGGCGACGGCGCTGCAGGGGGCGGGCTACCGCACCGCGCTGCTGGGCAAGTACCTCAACGGCTACGGCCAGCAGCGGCTGCGGCGTCCCGCCGCGAAGGCCGGGCAGTCCTCGCTGCGCTACGTGCCGCCGGGGTGGAGCCACTGGGCGGCCGGGTCCGACCACCTCTGGGCGGCGGGGGAGCAGCTCCGCGGGGGCACCTACGACTACTTCAGCCTGGTGCAGAACATCGACGGGCGGATCGTGGGCTCCCCGGGCCGCTACTCCACCGACGTGCTGGGCGCCCAGACCCGGGCGCTGACCGACCGCTGGCGCACCGGGAAGCCGTGGTTCGTCTGGTGGAACCCGGTCGCGCCGCACCACGGGACCCCGCGAGAGCCCGACGACCCGGCCCCGTCGCTGCGTGATGACGACACGCTCGTGAACTGGCTGACCCCGGCGAGACCGGAGTGGGTCAAGGGCCGCTTCGACCGTCGCATCACCCACGGGTCGGGGGTGCCGCGCGCCGGGTCCCCGGAGGCGGTGGTGGGCGACAAGCCGCGGTACCTGCGGCGGCTGCCCGAGCTCAACCGCGTCGAGCAGCGGGCACTGACCCGGCTGACGCGACAGCGCGCGGAGTCGCTCTACGCCCTCGACGTCCAGGTCGGGCGCACCCTGCAGCGGCTGCGCCGCACCGGCCAGCTCGCCCGCACCGTCGTGGTCTTCACCTCCGACAACGGCTTCTACCTCGGCGAGCACCGCAAGCGGCAGGGCAAGGTCAACGCCCACGAGCCGTCGCTGCGCGTCCCGTTGCTGGTCGCCGGGCCCGGCGTACCCCGGGGGAAGCGGTTCGACCCGGCCACCACGGTCGACCTCGGACCGACCATCGCGTCGTGGGCGGGGACGCGGCTGCCCGGCGCCGACGGCACCGACCTGCGGCCGACCATCACCGGCGGCGACCGCGGCTGGACCCGGCCGGTCGTCACCGAGGGCGTGATGCCGGAGACGGCCTACACCGACGTCCGGCGCCGGTGGCGGGGCGAGAGCGCCGCGGTGCGCGCGTCGGCGCTCAACACCCGGGGCCTGCGGCTGGGCCGGTGGAAGCTGACGCGCTACGCGACCGGTGAGGCCGAGCTCTACGACCTCGCGACCGACCCGCTCGAGCTCACCAACCTCGCCCGCGACCCCGCCCACGCCGCCGTGCTGCGGGACCTGGTGGCGCTGCACCGGCAGTACCTCGACTGCGCCGGCGCCGCCTGCCGCGCCCCCGTCCCCGCGCCGTACGCCGTCGGCGCCCGTCGCAACCGCCTGGTCACGCAGCTCCAGGCGTCGGCGGTGCGGGACTACCACCGCTGA